One window of bacterium genomic DNA carries:
- a CDS encoding DUF3800 domain-containing protein has translation MYLMYVDESGDTAPISQKGKKYLVLCGAVIHENDKIDIEREFRKIKDKFYQNSDVEIKSNFLRYANPDLKEGSPIKLHDRAKYDELETDLKLFLQKIPVELLSVVVNKEKFWEKYPAQNVYNMAYASLLQSFNDLLKMENAYGITIIDPREGQVVKKFMDKELDEVHHAMRWDYRELKCENIIEKVLFSDSGKTIGIQIADLLCYPIFHIFEYGKQPEDYWRYTEITGKKLSKRLCTKFI, from the coding sequence ATGTACTTAATGTATGTAGACGAATCTGGCGATACCGCGCCCATTTCACAAAAGGGTAAAAAATATCTGGTTTTGTGCGGAGCGGTTATTCACGAAAACGACAAGATTGATATTGAGCGTGAGTTTCGGAAAATAAAAGACAAATTTTATCAAAATTCGGACGTGGAAATTAAGTCCAACTTTCTTCGTTATGCGAATCCTGATTTAAAAGAAGGTTCGCCGATTAAATTGCACGATCGCGCCAAGTACGACGAACTCGAAACAGACCTCAAATTATTTCTTCAAAAGATTCCTGTTGAGTTGCTTTCGGTTGTAGTAAATAAGGAAAAATTTTGGGAAAAATATCCGGCGCAAAATGTTTATAATATGGCCTACGCGTCGTTATTACAAAGTTTTAATGATTTATTAAAAATGGAAAATGCTTATGGCATTACCATTATTGATCCGAGAGAAGGACAAGTGGTGAAGAAATTTATGGATAAAGAATTGGATGAGGTTCATCACGCGATGCGGTGGGATTATCGAGAATTGAAGTGTGAGAATATTATCGAAAAAGTGCTTTTTTCAGATTCGGGAAAAACAATTGGAATTCAAATTGCCGATTTGCTGTGTTATCCGATTTTTCATATTTTTGAATACGGCAAACAGCCGGAAGATTATTGGCGATATACGGAAATAACTGGCAAGAAACTTTCGAAAAGGTTATGTACAAAATTTATTTAA